CCTCTCATTTTGCTGGATATTCTTAACCATTAAATTAAATGATCGTGCAAGCTCACCTAGTTCATCTGATCTTTTCACGTGGGGCATTTCCACATTTTCTCCGGAAGATACTTGACTAGAAGCTAACGCCAATTCCTGAAGTGGTTTTCCAATACGCCTAGCCATAATACCAGCAAGTATCGTTGCAATTAATAGAAGAAAAATGACAAATGAGACAAAAAGCATCTGTAAATTCGATAAACGATCAACCAAACCTTGCTCAGTTATATATATTTCGTTTTCTACATTAGAAACGAGATCTCGAGTTTGCTCTCTTAAATCATAGACTAAATCACTCCCGCCCTGATTTTGAGAAAGATTTTGCAACCCTTCAGTATTATCTGAAGCTACCTGTATTTTTGCCTTTTCAAACAGCTTATAATAATTAACCAATTCACCTTGAAGGTCTATAATATATTCCTTTTCTTCTCTATTTTGTAGCTCTGGTTCAAGCTGTTTGATCTTATCTACAATCATATCTTTCTGAATAACATAATTACTTAAAAAAGGATCCTCTAAACGAAAGCCTAAATAACCTCGAGCCTCAAAAAACATATCATTCAAACTATCTTCCAGTTTAACTGCATACTGTTGTTTTTGTCGCAGATCTACTACTTTCTCCTCATACTTGGCTTCAATTGACTGACTATAAAGCCCTAACCCAACTGCCGCAACTAAAATCAGAAACAAAAACCCGCTCATAAACCAGACAAATTGACGTGATAAACTACTTTTCCATCTTCTATTCACCAAGAATATCCTCTACGACGCTCGCAAGCTCAACAGGACTAAACGGTTTTGAAATAAAATAATCCGCCCCAGCTTCTCTTGCAATCTCTTCATCTTTCTTCTGAGCCTTTGCCGTTAGCATCATGATTTTGACATCCATGTTCCCTTCAGAGCGAACTTTTTTGATAACTTCAAGACCAGTCATCTCAGGCATCATGTAATCAAGTAATACTAAATCATAGTCATTATCTTGAATAAAACTGTATGCTTCCGCCCCATCTTCAGCCTCATCGATGTCATACCCATCATCTTCAAGTGTATCAACGATTAACATTCTTAGAATCTCTTCATCTTCTGCTATTAATAATCTAGGAGTCAAACCATTCACCCATTTCTTTTAATATTGATTAATAAGATTAAATCACGAACACCCTTTAATAATACCTTCATATTAAAGAAAGTAGAGGGAAATTCCCTCTACTACTTATATCGGCTAAACTCATCTTGCATAATATAGTACGATTGTTTTAATCTTTCATGATAGTCAGGTTCATTCCATTTGTCCCATGTGAATTTGTAGAATTGATTAACTGACAGGTTTCCGTTATCTATAGATGGCATTGATTCAGTAATAGATGAGATCGACAAATCCGAACCTTTTGAATCCCCCTCATACATCACCACTCCTACTTTAAAACCATCTGTTTTCTTCGAGCTAGTAAGTCCGCCATTCCACATATCGCCCATCATTTCCTTATCACTTGGATCTTTAATATTAAATAAAGCCCATGGTAATCGAATTTCAATAGAATTGTTTTTTACGATAAAATCTGAAAGTGAATTAAAGTTTTCGCTGCCTGGATTAGCATTTCCATAGGTCAGAAGACCCGTTTCATAATCTTCAAATGGAAGTATTTGTTTTGTGCTTGGAATTGTTAATTGTTTATTCAGGGCTAGTCGAATAGGGTGAAAAACATCATTATCCTTTTTGCTCGCATAATTCTTTTTCTCGATTAAACCAAGATCCTCACCATACTGGTAGTAAAACGAGTCATAGTAGCTATGAACGCTAAGTCTTGATTGATCTTCCCCGGCAAGGTTAAGTATAAAATCAATTCCAGACGATGCGTTTATTTCAGGATCATCTTCAATCTGTTTACTCCCCTGACCACTGATCGTATCAAATAATAATAATGTTTTATCCTTTTTCAATTGTTCTTCGGACATCTCATGATAATCTAGTCGGAAGTAGATATATTTCTCATCACTTGTCATAAAGAAGTTTTGTAAGTTCTGATCTT
This window of the Pseudalkalibacillus hwajinpoensis genome carries:
- a CDS encoding response regulator transcription factor; its protein translation is MTPRLLIAEDEEILRMLIVDTLEDDGYDIDEAEDGAEAYSFIQDNDYDLVLLDYMMPEMTGLEVIKKVRSEGNMDVKIMMLTAKAQKKDEEIAREAGADYFISKPFSPVELASVVEDILGE